A stretch of DNA from Mus caroli unplaced genomic scaffold, CAROLI_EIJ_v1.1 scaffold_20995_1, whole genome shotgun sequence:
ggacactttgccccttcttagaactgggaaaaaaaaaaaacacccatggaaggagttacagagacaaagtttgaaggtgacaggaaaggatggaccatctagagactgccaaacTGGGatatccatcctataatcagcctccaaacgctgcaccattgcatattccagcaagattttgctgaaatgactctgatatagctgcctcttgtgaggctatgtaggttcctggcaaacacagaagcagatgctcacagtcagctattcaATCGAACATAGGGcaccaatggaggaactagagaaattatacaaggagctaaaggggtcttcaaccctataggtgaagcaacaatatgtagcagaagatggcctagttggccatcattgggaagagaggccccttggtcttgcaaactttatatgtctctgTTCAAGGGaccccagggccaagatgtgtgagtgggtggttaggggaatTGGGGAGGAGGTTATGGGGCActttgggggtagcatttgaaatgtaaatcaagaaaatacctaattaaaaaaaagaagaaaattaaatattcattatagtagatatttatcaaattttattgtttcttagTTAGTTTGAGTCTAATTTCAAACAATATTTTGGTAGAAAAAGTGAAAAACAGTTCATCATGATCTTAATGTCGAGGTCTGTTTTATTGGATTAGCTTTGCCGGCTTATGGAATTTCACAGTTCCCATTATATATAAATGTGCCAATGTTACCTTAGTAATATGGGAGGTGTATGTTTCCCTCCAAAGTATTGGTATTTCTACAACTGGATAGACTAAAATAGATTTCCAATTAAGACATGGTACCCTCTTGTTGAACTGGTCATCAGACAAAAAGGAAAGTTGACAAAATTATTTAAAGGGTATAGCCAAGGATATAGTACTAAGAGGAAAGGTAGACCATGAGTTAAAGAAAAGTCATAGGCTATTTTTctaacaattttatatttcttttctttcatataacAATGTAGGTAGAAAAGAAGATTGTTTTAAGTATAATATccaatgttttcaaaataataatgaatcaTGGAGGAACAGTTGTAACAAAATGGAAGGCTCTGAGTGATTTTAGATTTCAAATAACTATTTTATACCAATATATAGAAAATGAGACTGAGaaaatttaatgaataaaaatcaaataaacagtTTATTTTAAGAACAATACAAAAATTCAACATGAACTAGCTGTGACAACCAGCAATTCTCAGATGATTTCATGCACCATAAAAGTAAATACTACataatgtatgtataaatgtctAAATTTAAAACATGTGAGGGTAGTCATCTGACTTTCAAACAGCTGAACAAGTAATAAATTCTGTCAAATGATGAATATGGGCTCTAAGTGGATTATTCTCTTTGATTCATATTTCACTTTGggtaataaaatacatttcttaatgAGCCTTCAAACTAAGATAATATGCAAACATAATGCCAGGAACTAGAATGCTATTACATTATTAAACCTTTCATTTAAATTATGACAGGTTGTGGTTttacatataaacaaattaattcaAACAGACCATTATAAAGTAATTAAGTGCCTTGACAGCTTTACATATACCATGTTCTTGTTCAAAACTGATATGTtgaaaattaaatagataaatattttaaaaactagttaaATGGCAATTAAGATTTTATATGATTAATAAACCTTAAGAAATTATATTCCAATAGACTTTCcacaataaatgtttaataattcaGGCAGAAGAAAAATACTTATGAGgttaaatgatataaaaataataaatgaaagaaagaatttctatcaAGTGGGGATATGAACATTTGAAATGATCCAGGAATGGAAGCATCAGGTCTTCAACTCGGAGATATTGAATCACCAGAAAAGTTGTGGTTttcaaacatggaaaattaaTGGCTTTCACACTATAACACTATAATTTAGTTGAATAAAGGAATAACCACTGATAAGATTGCATTCATACtataattttataacatattttagaATGATATATGAATAATCCCCTTTATGATGTTGTTAACTTaaagctaaatttatttttatcaactaAATTTTAGGAGATTTCTTCCTTCTAGAATGTGTTTTCTTCCTGATGTGATTAAATgaattcttttctggtcttaACAAGATAATGTAACATTTGGGTCCAAATATGAAGGCAAGGAGTGCTGTGCTGGAGGCCAAGATTGAGAATACTTCCATGGCTACCATAACCTTCCCTTTAGTGCTGTGgtagacaggaagaaaggtgACCCAGACACAGAAGAACACCAGCATACTGAATGACAGAAATTTGGATTCATTGAATGTATCAGGCAAATTTCTCGACAAGAAGGCCATGATATAACTCCCAAGGGCCAAGAAACAGAGGTATCCCAGGACTGAATGGAAGGCAACAGCTGAGCCCTTGTTGCACAAAATGATTATGTATCCATCTTCAGTATGCGCATCTTGGTCAATGAATGGTGGAGAAGTTGCCATCCATATTCCACAAAGAAGAAGCTGGATCAGGGTGCAGATAGGGATGATGTATCTTGGACCCCTTGATATCATTAGCCACCTTAACATTCTCCCTGGAAAACTGACCTTAAAGGCAAGGACCACAGTAATAGCTTTAGCCAACACAGTGGCAAGAGCCATAGTGAAAGCAACTGCAAAGGTGGTCTGCTGAAGGATGCAGGCAGCTGTGTTGGGCTGACCAATGAAGTtcaaagaacataagaaacagaaggtGAGTGTGATGAGCAAAATGTAACTTAAAGCCCGATTATTGGCCTTGACAATAGGAGTGTCTCTGTGCTTCACAAAGATGCCAATAACAAAGACTGTGAGTGCAGATAAGCACAAAGCTATGCTTGCTAATGCCATCCCCAAGGGGTCTTCATAGGCCAGAAAGCTTACAGATTTTTGGAA
This window harbors:
- the LOC110288109 gene encoding vomeronasal type-2 receptor 116-like — protein: FQVPQSVCSESCRPGFRKVSLDDKAICCYNCTPCADNEISNETDVDQCMKCPESHYANTEKNNCFQKSVSFLAYEDPLGMALASIALCLSALTVFVIGIFVKHRDTPIVKANNRALSYILLITLTFCFLCSLNFIGQPNTAACILQQTTFAVAFTMALATVLAKAITVVLAFKVSFPGRMLRWLMISRGPRYIIPICTLIQLLLCGIWMATSPPFIDQDAHTEDGYIIILCNKGSAVAFHSVLGYLCFLALGSYIMAFLSRNLPDTFNESKFLSFSMLVFFCVWVTFLPVYHSTKGKVMVAMEVFSILASSTALLAFIFGPKCYIILLRPEKNSFNHIRKKTHSRRKKSPKI